In the genome of Pangasianodon hypophthalmus isolate fPanHyp1 chromosome 23, fPanHyp1.pri, whole genome shotgun sequence, one region contains:
- the si:ch211-133n4.6 gene encoding uncharacterized protein si:ch211-133n4.6 isoform X1 produces MLTRNIIIFCTLAVLLAEADLDAVNGGLQAMSTGTDQDSTSDEAPTVMSFMIIFTESMNSVSPDQPNGELQHYNGATADASSTSAEAGQAAGPQVNDVTTADGTKSSTEEQDENESPESEEVVKAAPVQRATKSQTANQRKRSKPVVASKKRMRPLRP; encoded by the exons ATGCTGACCAG GAATATTATCATCTTCTGCACACTAGCAGTGCTGCTGGCTGAAGCAGACCTAGATGCAG ttaATGGAGGTCTTCAAGCCATGTCTACAGGAACAG ATCAGGACTCCACCTCTGATGAGGCTCCAACTG TTATGTCCTTTATGATTATCTTCACAGAAAGCATGAACTCTGTGTCACCTGACCAGCCCAACGGTGAG CTACAACATTATAACGGAGCCACAGCTG ATGCAAGCAGCACAAGTGCAGAAGCAGGTCAGGCTGCTG GGCCTCAAGTCAATGATGTGACAACAGCTG atgGAACAAAATCCAGCACTGAAGAACAAGATG AGAATGAGAGTCCAGAGTCAGAAGAAGTGGTGAAGGCAGCTCCAGTGCAGCGCGCTACTAAATCACAAACTGCAAACCAACGCAAGCGCAGTAAGCCTGTTGTGGCCTCCAAGAAGAGGATGAGACCCCTTCGCCCCTGA
- the si:ch211-133n4.6 gene encoding uncharacterized protein si:ch211-133n4.6 isoform X2 — protein sequence MLTRNIIIFCTLAVLLAEADLDAVNGGLQAMSTGTDQDSTSDEAPTESMNSVSPDQPNGELQHYNGATADASSTSAEAGQAAGPQVNDVTTADGTKSSTEEQDENESPESEEVVKAAPVQRATKSQTANQRKRSKPVVASKKRMRPLRP from the exons ATGCTGACCAG GAATATTATCATCTTCTGCACACTAGCAGTGCTGCTGGCTGAAGCAGACCTAGATGCAG ttaATGGAGGTCTTCAAGCCATGTCTACAGGAACAG ATCAGGACTCCACCTCTGATGAGGCTCCAACTG AAAGCATGAACTCTGTGTCACCTGACCAGCCCAACGGTGAG CTACAACATTATAACGGAGCCACAGCTG ATGCAAGCAGCACAAGTGCAGAAGCAGGTCAGGCTGCTG GGCCTCAAGTCAATGATGTGACAACAGCTG atgGAACAAAATCCAGCACTGAAGAACAAGATG AGAATGAGAGTCCAGAGTCAGAAGAAGTGGTGAAGGCAGCTCCAGTGCAGCGCGCTACTAAATCACAAACTGCAAACCAACGCAAGCGCAGTAAGCCTGTTGTGGCCTCCAAGAAGAGGATGAGACCCCTTCGCCCCTGA